The region TCCTCGAAGGTCAGCTCGGCGGTGTCGCTGCTGCGGTTGCCGAGCTTGTCCAGCTTGCGGCTGACCGTGAACCCGGGGGTGTCGGTGGGCAAGACCACCATGGACATCCCCGCGTAGCCGCCGTCGTCGGAGGTGCGGACCAGCAGGCACAGCCAGTCGGCCTGGGTGCCGTTGGTGATCCACAGCTTGCTGCCGTTGATCACCCACTCGTCGCCGTCGCGCACCGCCCTGGTGCGGATGCCGGCCACGTCCGAGCCGGCGCCGGGCTCGGAGACCGCGATGGAACAGACCTGCTCGCCGCGGATCGCCGGGGCCAGGTACCTCTGCTTGAGCTCCTCCGAGCCGAACCGGTGCAGCGCCGGGGTCGCCATGGCGGCCTGGACGGCGATGGCCATCGGGACGCCGGCGCAGTCGCTGCGGCCGAGCTCCTCGCCCAGGACGACGGTGAAGGAGTGGTCGGCCCCGCCGCCGCCGTAGGCCGGGTCGTACTCCAGGCCGAGCAGGCCCAGCGAGCCGAGCTTGGCGAACAGCTCGTGCGCCGGGAAGGTCCCGTCCCGCTCCCAGTCGTCGACGTGGGGGTTGATGTCGTTCTGCACGACCTGGCGCACCACCTGGCGCAGCTGCTCGTGCTCCTGCGTGAACCTCATGCACTACCTCCGGGGTCGTCGTTCGGTGCGGCCGGGCTGGATGCTGGTGCGGGCAGGCCGATGGCCCGGGCCCACAGCGTGGTGAGAGTGTCGACGACGCGGTCGGCGTCCAGCGGCTGCGGCTGGGCGTGCCAGCGGCGGGCGAAGCTCTCCACCATGCCGACGAGCGCGGGGCCGACGATCTCCGGGTCGAGCGCCGGGTCGGCCAGTCCGTCGTCCTGGTACTGCTCGAGCGAGGCCCGCGCCTTTTGCACGAAGACCGCGCGCAGCCCGTCGACCAGGCTGCGGAAGCGCTCGTTGGTGGTGGCGGCCTGCTCGACTACCTCGAGCATCCGCGCGTTGCGGGCGTAGGCCTGCAGGTAGCGGCGGTTGCCCTCGTGGATGCGGGTGACCGGGTCGGCGCGCAGGTCGTCGGGCACCCGGACGGCGGCGAACACCTCACCGGCCAGGTCGTCGCAGACCTGGGCCAGCACCTCCTCCTTGGAGGTGAAGTAGGTGTAGACGGTGCCGTGCGAGACCCCCGCGGCGTCGGTAATGTCGGACATCCGGGTGCCGTCGAAGCCGCGCTGCTCGAACACCTCGCGGGCCGCGCGGACGACGGCGTCGCGGGTGCGCCGGCCACGAGGGGTGGTGGGTGCGAGGGTGCTCACGCGCCGTCGTCCGTCGTGGCAGCGGGCAGCAGCGGCACCGGCAGCTCGACGACCTGGGCGCGCAGATACTCCCCGAGTGCCTTGGCCTGCGGGTCGAGGCTGGCGTTCTCGGCCACGCCGCGGCCGAGCAGCCCGCGGACGACGACATTCACCGCCCGCAGGTTGGGCAGCAGGTGGACGTCGACGTGGTGCGGGCGGGTCTCCGGCAGCAGCGCGTGGACCCGTTCCGCCGTGAGGAAGCCGGCCAGCCAGGCGTAGCCGTCGTCCGTCCGCGCCCAGACTCCGACGTTGGCGTCCCCGCCCTTGTCCCCCGAGCGCGCCCCGAACACCCGGCCCAGCGGCGCGGGCGTGGTGGGCGCCTCGGCGAGGCCAGCCGGAAGCGGCGGCGGGGCGGCCGGGACCCACGGGGCCGACCGGGATGTGGCGGCGGGCACCTCGTGGGGGCTCACCAGGGCGCGCGGGACGGTGGTGGGCCAGTAGACGCCGTACGGCGTGGGCTCGGCCGGCGGCGCGGTCGGGTACAGCCCGGGCACCGACGCCAGCGCCAGCTCGACCGCCGGGGCGGTGAACGCCTTGCCGACCTTCTTCGGGTCCCGGTCCTTCACGGTGACGCGCAGCTCCGCCTGCGCCTCGTACTGACTTGTCAGGGTGTGGACGACGTATGGCTCGTCCTCACCCTGACACGTTGACGGGGAGTGGCGCAGGAGCTGGACGTCGACCGACTCGAAGGACTCCCGCCCGCCCGGGACGGCGGCCCACAGCTGGCGCAGCAGCAGCTCGGCCTTGGCGTCGATGTCCAGCCCGGTGAGCATCATCGTGATCGTGTTGCGGAACCCGCCGAGGTAGTTCAGCGCCACCTTCAGCGTCTGCGGCGGCGGCTCGCCCACCACGCCGGACACCCGCACCCGGTCCGGGCCGACCTGCTCCAGCTCGATCGTGTCGAACCGGGCGGTCACGTCCGGGTTGGGGTAGGCCGGCGCGTCCACCTCGTAGAGCAGCTGAGCGGTGACGGTGCCCACCGACACCAGCCCGCCGATCCCCTCGTGCTTGGTGATCACGGCCGAGCCGTCGGCGGCCACCTCGGCGATCGGGAAGCCGACGTGCTCCAGGCCCGGGACCTCGGCGAAGAACGCGTAGTTGCCCCCCGTCGCCTGCGCGCCGCACTCGATGACGTGGCCGGCCACGACGGCGCCGGCCAGCGGGTCGAGGTCCTCCGGCGTCCAGCCGTGCCACCAGGCCGCCGGGCCGACGACGAGCGCAGCGTCGGTGACCCGGCCGGTGACGACGACGTCGGCGCCGGCGTCCAGCGCCGCCTTGATCCCGAAGCCGCCGAGGTAGGCGTTCGCGGTCAGCGCGGGCAGCCCGACGTCGGCGAACCGCTCGCCGGTGGCCAGGTTGACCAGGTCCAGACCGTCCAGCCGGCCGAGCAGGTCGTCGCCCTCGACGGCCACCACCGTGGCGGTCAGGCCGAGCCGCTCGGCGACCTCCCGGACGGCGGTCGCGCACCCGGCCGGGTCCAAGCCCCCGGCGTTGGACACCACCTTGATGCCGCGTTCCAGGCAGCTGCCGAACACGTCCTCCAGCTGGGTCACGAAGGTGCGCGCGTAGCCGGTGCCGGGGCCGTGCTTGAGCCGCTGCCGGGCCAGGATGAGCATGGTCAGCTCGGCCAGCCAGTCACCGGTGAGGACGTCGATCGGGCCGCCCTCGACCTGCTCGCGGGCGGCGGCCAGCCGGTCGCCGAAGAAGCCGCTGCAGTTGGCGATGCGGACCGGCTCACGCATCGACGTCGCCTTCGGCCTGGCCGTCGGCCCGCACGGCCTCGAGGACGACGACCACCTGGTGCGCGTCGACCGAGTCGCCCACGGCGACCGGGACCTCGGCGACCACGGCGTCGGCGTCCGCGATGATCCGGTGCTCCATCTTCATCGCCTCCAGGACGACCAGCAGCTGGCCGGCGGCCACCCGGTCCCCGGCCGCGACGGCGACCACCGTGATGGTGCCGGGCACCGGCGCGGCCGGGCCCTGTGCGGCGGCCTCGCCGCTGTGGTCGGCGAACCGAGGCAGCACGGGCAGCTCGCTGGCCCAGCCGCCGCCGTCCACGCACACCAGCCCGCCGTGGTGGGCGACCCGGTGCCGGTGGCGCAGCCCGCCCA is a window of Actinomycetes bacterium DNA encoding:
- a CDS encoding acyl-CoA dehydrogenase family protein translates to MRFTQEHEQLRQVVRQVVQNDINPHVDDWERDGTFPAHELFAKLGSLGLLGLEYDPAYGGGGADHSFTVVLGEELGRSDCAGVPMAIAVQAAMATPALHRFGSEELKQRYLAPAIRGEQVCSIAVSEPGAGSDVAGIRTRAVRDGDEWVINGSKLWITNGTQADWLCLLVRTSDDGGYAGMSMVVLPTDTPGFTVSRKLDKLGNRSSDTAELTFEDCRVPVTNTIGEPGRGFQQQMAQFQDERLIGSYMGVAGMERALRRTVEYLQQREAFGKPLLANQHLQYRLAELFAEVDLLRHYCYAAADAYVAGQDVTKFASIAKLKTGRLAREVADTCVQYHGGMGYVEEHWPARYFRDSRLISIGGGADEVMLRVIALLEGLGRR
- a CDS encoding TetR/AcrR family transcriptional regulator, which codes for MSTLAPTTPRGRRTRDAVVRAAREVFEQRGFDGTRMSDITDAAGVSHGTVYTYFTSKEEVLAQVCDDLAGEVFAAVRVPDDLRADPVTRIHEGNRRYLQAYARNARMLEVVEQAATTNERFRSLVDGLRAVFVQKARASLEQYQDDGLADPALDPEIVGPALVGMVESFARRWHAQPQPLDADRVVDTLTTLWARAIGLPAPASSPAAPNDDPGGSA
- a CDS encoding acyclic terpene utilization AtuA family protein → MREPVRIANCSGFFGDRLAAAREQVEGGPIDVLTGDWLAELTMLILARQRLKHGPGTGYARTFVTQLEDVFGSCLERGIKVVSNAGGLDPAGCATAVREVAERLGLTATVVAVEGDDLLGRLDGLDLVNLATGERFADVGLPALTANAYLGGFGIKAALDAGADVVVTGRVTDAALVVGPAAWWHGWTPEDLDPLAGAVVAGHVIECGAQATGGNYAFFAEVPGLEHVGFPIAEVAADGSAVITKHEGIGGLVSVGTVTAQLLYEVDAPAYPNPDVTARFDTIELEQVGPDRVRVSGVVGEPPPQTLKVALNYLGGFRNTITMMLTGLDIDAKAELLLRQLWAAVPGGRESFESVDVQLLRHSPSTCQGEDEPYVVHTLTSQYEAQAELRVTVKDRDPKKVGKAFTAPAVELALASVPGLYPTAPPAEPTPYGVYWPTTVPRALVSPHEVPAATSRSAPWVPAAPPPLPAGLAEAPTTPAPLGRVFGARSGDKGGDANVGVWARTDDGYAWLAGFLTAERVHALLPETRPHHVDVHLLPNLRAVNVVVRGLLGRGVAENASLDPQAKALGEYLRAQVVELPVPLLPAATTDDGA